The following coding sequences are from one Streptomyces sp. NBC_01294 window:
- the rpmB gene encoding 50S ribosomal protein L28 — protein MAANCDVCAKGPSFGNSISHSHRRTSRRWNPNIQRVRAVVNGTPKRLNACTSCIKAGKVSR, from the coding sequence GTGGCTGCCAACTGCGACGTTTGCGCCAAGGGGCCGAGCTTCGGCAACAGCATTTCCCACTCGCACCGCCGCACCTCGCGTCGCTGGAACCCGAACATCCAGCGTGTCCGTGCCGTGGTCAATGGGACGCCGAAGCGCCTCAACGCCTGCACCTCGTGCATCAAGGCCGGCAAGGTCTCGCGCTGA
- the thiD gene encoding bifunctional hydroxymethylpyrimidine kinase/phosphomethylpyrimidine kinase gives MSGANVAPPLCLTVAGSDSGGGAGIQADLKTMLALGVHGMSVVTAVTAQNSLGVRGVWELPAEAVTAQYRAVVDDIGVRAVKTGMLSSAVLVETVATLLAATPAPAVVDPVGVSKHGDALLAASALDAVRKELLPRATVATPNLDEVAQLTGVRVETEDDMRRAADAILGLGPRWALIKGGHLAAHGDEAVDLLTDGTEERWLRAPRHDNRHTHGTGCTLASAVAAGLAKGLAVPEAVTAAKEYVTGAIAAGFALGGGIGPVDHAWRWR, from the coding sequence GTGAGCGGCGCGAACGTCGCCCCGCCCCTGTGCCTGACCGTCGCCGGATCCGACTCCGGCGGCGGCGCGGGCATCCAGGCCGACCTCAAGACCATGCTGGCGCTCGGCGTGCACGGCATGAGCGTGGTGACCGCCGTGACCGCCCAGAACTCCCTCGGGGTACGGGGAGTCTGGGAGCTGCCCGCCGAGGCCGTCACGGCCCAGTACCGGGCCGTCGTGGACGACATCGGCGTCCGGGCCGTGAAGACCGGGATGCTCTCCTCCGCCGTCCTGGTGGAGACGGTGGCCACGCTGCTGGCGGCCACCCCGGCCCCGGCCGTCGTGGACCCCGTCGGGGTCTCCAAGCACGGGGACGCGCTGCTCGCCGCCTCCGCGCTGGACGCCGTACGCAAGGAGCTCCTGCCGCGGGCCACCGTGGCGACCCCCAACCTGGACGAAGTGGCCCAGCTCACGGGGGTACGGGTGGAGACCGAGGACGACATGCGGCGGGCCGCCGACGCGATCCTCGGCCTCGGGCCCCGGTGGGCGCTGATCAAGGGCGGACACCTCGCGGCGCACGGCGACGAGGCGGTGGACCTGCTCACCGACGGCACCGAGGAGCGGTGGCTGCGCGCCCCCCGCCACGACAACCGGCACACCCACGGCACGGGCTGCACCCTGGCCAGCGCGGTCGCGGCGGGCCTGGCCAAGGGGCTGGCCGTCCCGGAGGCCGTCACTGCCGCCAAGGAGTACGTCACGGGCGCCATCGCCGCCGGCTTCGCGCTCGGCGGGGGCATCGGCCCGGTGGATCACGCCTGGCGGTGGCGCTGA
- a CDS encoding thiamine-phosphate kinase, whose translation MKGTVGELGEFGLIRELTSRLTTTPAVRLGPGDDAAVVSAPDRRVVASTDILLEGRHFRRDWSTAYDVGRKAAAQNLADIAAMGAVPTALLLGLVVPAELPVTWPTELMDGIRDECQVAGAAVVGGDVVRGDVITVAITALGDLRNHEPVLRSGAQPGDVVAVTGWLGWSAAGFAVLSRGFRSPRAFVEAHRRPEPPYHAGPAAAGLGATAMTDVSDGLIADLGHIAEASKVRIDLRSAAVDIPTQMHDIGQAVGVDPLQWVLTGGEDHAIVATFPPDVKLPARWKVIGEVLNRSALPQVTVDGAPWTSTGGWDHFGADPAAQEGSP comes from the coding sequence ATGAAGGGCACTGTGGGCGAGCTGGGGGAGTTCGGGCTGATCAGGGAGCTCACCTCACGGCTCACCACCACCCCGGCGGTCCGGCTCGGACCGGGCGACGACGCCGCGGTGGTGTCGGCGCCCGACCGGAGGGTCGTGGCGAGCACCGACATCCTGCTGGAGGGCCGGCACTTCCGGCGCGACTGGTCCACGGCCTACGACGTCGGCCGCAAGGCCGCCGCGCAGAACCTCGCCGACATCGCCGCCATGGGCGCCGTGCCCACCGCGCTGCTGCTCGGCCTCGTCGTCCCCGCCGAACTCCCGGTCACCTGGCCCACGGAGCTGATGGACGGCATCCGCGACGAATGCCAGGTCGCCGGCGCGGCCGTGGTCGGCGGGGACGTGGTGCGCGGCGACGTCATCACCGTCGCCATCACCGCCCTCGGCGACCTGCGCAACCACGAGCCCGTCCTGCGCTCCGGCGCCCAGCCCGGCGACGTCGTCGCGGTCACGGGCTGGCTGGGCTGGTCCGCCGCCGGCTTCGCCGTCCTCTCGCGCGGCTTCCGCTCCCCGCGGGCCTTCGTGGAGGCCCACCGGCGTCCCGAGCCGCCGTACCACGCGGGCCCCGCGGCCGCCGGACTCGGCGCGACCGCCATGACCGACGTCAGCGACGGCCTGATCGCCGACCTCGGGCACATCGCCGAGGCCAGCAAGGTACGGATCGACCTGCGCTCGGCGGCCGTCGACATCCCGACCCAGATGCACGACATCGGGCAGGCCGTCGGCGTGGACCCGCTGCAGTGGGTGCTCACCGGGGGAGAGGACCACGCGATCGTGGCGACCTTCCCGCCCGACGTGAAGCTCCCCGCCCGCTGGAAGGTGATCGGCGAGGTGCTGAACCGCTCCGCGCTGCCCCAGGTGACCGTGGACGGCGCGCCCTGGACCAGCACCGGCGGCTGGGACCACTTCGGGGCCGACCCGGCCGCCCAGGAGGGCTCGCCGTGA
- a CDS encoding Lrp/AsnC family transcriptional regulator, with amino-acid sequence MVQAYILIQTEVGKASFVAESIGQIPGVIQAEDVTGPYDVIVRAQADTVDDLGRMVVAKVQQVEGITRTLTCPVVHL; translated from the coding sequence GTGGTACAGGCGTACATCCTTATCCAGACCGAAGTGGGCAAGGCGTCGTTCGTCGCCGAGTCCATCGGCCAGATCCCGGGGGTGATCCAGGCCGAGGACGTGACGGGTCCGTACGACGTGATCGTGCGCGCCCAGGCCGACACCGTGGACGACCTCGGCCGCATGGTCGTCGCCAAGGTCCAGCAGGTGGAGGGGATCACCCGCACCTTGACCTGCCCGGTGGTCCATCTGTAG
- a CDS encoding DUF3515 family protein, translated as MTAVAAVLAAVALAACSPGGSETRVAPPPTPPADIAGFCAALHEELPETVAGLARTTTEPESGLTAAWGGSAIVLRCGIPKPPKMADPDQEGVTVNDVAWLLEKLPDGGFRFTTGLRKAYTEVRVEKEHATDAGMLVGLSTAIAATVPEGISSY; from the coding sequence ATGACTGCCGTGGCCGCCGTACTGGCCGCAGTGGCCCTCGCGGCGTGCTCCCCGGGCGGTTCCGAGACCCGGGTGGCTCCTCCGCCCACGCCGCCCGCCGACATCGCGGGGTTCTGTGCAGCCCTGCACGAGGAACTCCCGGAGACGGTGGCCGGCCTGGCGCGGACCACGACCGAACCGGAGTCCGGTCTGACCGCCGCGTGGGGCGGCTCGGCGATCGTACTGCGGTGCGGTATCCCCAAGCCCCCCAAGATGGCGGATCCGGACCAGGAGGGCGTCACCGTGAACGACGTGGCCTGGCTGCTGGAGAAGCTGCCCGACGGCGGTTTCCGGTTCACCACCGGGCTGCGGAAGGCGTACACGGAGGTCCGGGTCGAGAAGGAGCATGCCACGGACGCGGGGATGCTGGTCGGCCTGTCCACGGCGATCGCCGCGACCGTGCCCGAGGGCATCTCCTCCTACTGA
- a CDS encoding D-alanine--D-alanine ligase family protein translates to MSSENLPQTPEQQGRKPRVAVVFGGRSSEHAISVVTAGAVLRSIDRSKYEVLPIGITTDGRWALTADEPDRMAIADRRLPSVEELADSEDGAVVLSVDPASRQVVYTEPGAVPKALGEVDVVFPVLHGPYGEDGTLQGLLELSGVPYVGSGVLASAVGQDKDYMKRVFTSFGLRVGPYVTIRPREWEADRDAAEARILDFAAEHGWPLFIKPARAGSSIGITKVDDASGLDAAVKEARRHDPKIIVEALLRGREIECGVLEFEDGPRASVPAEIPPVSSHDFYDFEAKYIDSASGIVPAPLTPEQTAEVQRLAIEAFEAASCEGLVRADFFLTEDGTFVINEINTMPGFTPISMYPLMWQKSGIEYPELVDSLIQAALRRSTGLR, encoded by the coding sequence ATGAGCAGCGAGAACCTCCCCCAGACCCCTGAGCAGCAGGGACGCAAGCCCCGCGTGGCCGTCGTGTTCGGCGGCCGCAGCTCGGAACACGCCATCTCGGTCGTCACGGCGGGCGCCGTGCTGCGCTCCATCGACCGGTCCAAGTACGAGGTGCTGCCCATCGGCATCACCACGGACGGCCGATGGGCGCTGACCGCCGACGAGCCCGACCGGATGGCCATCGCCGACCGAAGGCTCCCGAGCGTCGAGGAGCTCGCCGATTCCGAGGACGGCGCCGTCGTGCTCTCGGTCGACCCGGCGAGCCGCCAGGTCGTCTACACCGAGCCGGGCGCCGTTCCCAAGGCCCTGGGCGAGGTCGACGTCGTCTTCCCCGTGCTGCACGGCCCGTACGGCGAGGACGGCACCCTCCAGGGCCTCCTGGAGCTCTCCGGCGTCCCGTACGTCGGCTCGGGCGTCCTCGCCTCGGCCGTCGGCCAGGACAAGGACTACATGAAGCGGGTGTTCACGTCCTTCGGGCTGCGCGTCGGCCCGTACGTGACCATCCGCCCCCGCGAGTGGGAAGCCGACCGGGACGCCGCCGAGGCCAGGATCCTGGACTTCGCCGCCGAGCACGGCTGGCCGCTGTTCATCAAGCCCGCCCGGGCCGGCTCCTCCATCGGCATCACCAAGGTCGACGACGCCTCCGGCCTGGACGCCGCCGTCAAGGAGGCCCGGCGCCACGACCCGAAGATCATCGTGGAGGCGCTGCTGCGCGGCCGCGAGATCGAGTGCGGGGTTCTGGAGTTCGAGGACGGTCCGCGCGCGAGCGTGCCCGCCGAGATCCCGCCGGTGTCGAGCCACGACTTCTACGACTTCGAGGCGAAGTACATCGACTCCGCCTCCGGGATCGTGCCGGCCCCGCTCACCCCGGAGCAGACCGCCGAGGTGCAGCGGCTCGCGATCGAGGCGTTCGAGGCCGCGTCCTGCGAGGGCCTGGTGCGCGCCGACTTCTTCCTCACCGAGGACGGCACCTTCGTCATCAACGAGATCAACACGATGCCGGGGTTCACGCCGATCTCCATGTACCCGCTGATGTGGCAGAAGTCGGGCATCGAGTACCCGGAGCTGGTGGACAGCCTGATCCAGGCCGCCCTGCGCCGCTCCACGGGCCTGCGCTAG
- a CDS encoding NAD(P)H-dependent glycerol-3-phosphate dehydrogenase: MTRPVKATVFGTGSWGTAFAIVLADAGCEVTLWGRRREVVDAINTGRTNPDYFPDVELPENIRATTDPAEAAAGADFTVLAVPSQTLRDNLAAWAPLLAPDTVLVSLMKGIELGTAKRMSEVIEEVAKVPAERIAVVTGPNLAAEIAARQPAASVVACVDETVAQRLQAACHTAYFRPYTSTDVTGCELGGAVKNVIGLAVGIADGMGLGDNTKGSLITRGLAEATRLGVAMGADPLTFSGLAGLGDLVATCSSPLSRNHTFGTNLGRGMTLEETIAVTKQTAEGVKSCQSVADLARRHGVDMPITDTVVDIVHHGKPTLVALKELMGRSAKPERR; the protein is encoded by the coding sequence GTGACACGTCCCGTGAAGGCGACCGTCTTCGGAACAGGCTCCTGGGGCACGGCCTTCGCCATCGTGCTCGCCGACGCCGGATGCGAGGTGACCCTCTGGGGCCGCCGCCGGGAGGTGGTCGACGCCATCAACACCGGCCGGACCAACCCGGACTACTTCCCCGACGTCGAACTCCCCGAGAACATCCGGGCGACCACCGACCCGGCCGAGGCCGCGGCCGGCGCGGACTTCACCGTCCTCGCCGTCCCCTCCCAGACCCTGCGCGACAACCTTGCCGCGTGGGCGCCGCTGCTGGCCCCCGACACGGTGCTCGTCTCCCTCATGAAGGGCATCGAACTCGGCACCGCCAAGCGGATGAGCGAGGTCATCGAGGAGGTGGCCAAGGTCCCCGCCGAGCGCATCGCCGTGGTCACCGGCCCCAACCTGGCCGCCGAGATCGCCGCCCGCCAGCCCGCCGCCTCCGTCGTCGCCTGCGTGGACGAGACCGTCGCGCAGCGCCTCCAGGCCGCCTGCCACACCGCATACTTCCGCCCGTACACGAGCACCGACGTCACCGGCTGCGAACTCGGCGGCGCCGTCAAGAACGTCATCGGCCTCGCCGTCGGCATCGCGGACGGCATGGGCCTGGGCGACAACACCAAGGGCTCGCTCATCACCCGCGGACTGGCCGAAGCCACCCGGCTGGGCGTGGCGATGGGCGCCGACCCGCTCACCTTCTCCGGCCTCGCGGGCCTCGGCGACCTGGTCGCCACCTGCTCCTCGCCGCTCTCCCGGAACCACACCTTCGGCACCAACCTCGGCCGCGGGATGACCCTGGAAGAGACCATCGCGGTCACCAAGCAGACCGCCGAGGGGGTCAAGTCCTGCCAGTCGGTGGCCGATCTGGCCCGCCGCCACGGGGTCGACATGCCCATCACCGACACCGTGGTGGACATCGTCCACCACGGCAAGCCGACCCTGGTGGCGCTGAAGGAACTCATGGGCCGCAGCGCCAAACCGGAACGTCGCTGA
- a CDS encoding lysophospholipid acyltransferase family protein: MSRRRIGFWYRLAAVIAKPPLVVLFKRDWRGIEHIPAEGGFITAVNHNSYLDPLSYAHFQYNTGRVPRLLAKAALFKVPIVGSILRGSGQIPVYRESTNALDAFRAAVDAIERGECVAFYPEGTLTRDPDMWPMAGKTGAARVALITRAPVIPVAQWGANLAMPPYARENKVRLFPRKTLQVLAGPPVDLSAFYDREPTPEVLKEATEVIMAAITGLLEEVRGETAPEQPYDHRNARAEQRRKAAGEGNK, from the coding sequence GTGTCCCGCCGCAGAATCGGCTTCTGGTACCGCCTGGCGGCGGTCATCGCAAAACCGCCGCTGGTAGTGCTCTTCAAGCGGGACTGGCGGGGAATCGAGCACATTCCGGCCGAGGGCGGATTTATCACCGCCGTCAATCACAACTCGTATCTGGACCCGCTCTCCTACGCGCACTTCCAGTACAACACCGGCCGCGTCCCCCGATTGCTCGCGAAGGCCGCCCTCTTCAAGGTCCCTATTGTCGGGTCGATCCTGCGCGGATCCGGGCAGATCCCCGTGTACCGGGAGAGCACCAACGCCCTGGACGCATTCCGGGCCGCGGTGGACGCGATCGAGCGCGGCGAATGCGTGGCCTTTTACCCGGAGGGCACCCTCACCCGGGACCCCGACATGTGGCCGATGGCCGGCAAGACCGGCGCCGCCCGGGTCGCCCTGATCACCAGGGCGCCCGTCATTCCGGTGGCCCAGTGGGGCGCGAACCTGGCGATGCCGCCGTACGCCCGGGAGAACAAGGTCCGGCTCTTCCCGCGTAAGACCCTCCAGGTGCTCGCCGGACCGCCGGTGGACCTCTCCGCCTTCTACGACCGGGAACCCACCCCCGAAGTGCTCAAGGAGGCCACCGAGGTCATCATGGCGGCCATCACCGGGCTGCTGGAGGAGGTGCGGGGAGAGACCGCGCCCGAGCAGCCGTACGACCATCGCAACGCCAGGGCGGAACAGCGGCGCAAGGCCGCAGGGGAGGGCAACAAGTGA
- a CDS encoding HU family DNA-binding protein, translated as MNKAQLVEAIADKLGGRQQAADAVDAVLDAIVRATVAGDRVSVTGFGSFEKVDRPARYARNPQTGERVRVKKTSVPRFRAGQGFKDLVSGTKKLPKGGEVSVKKAPKGSLTGGASATVKKAVAKKATTAKKAAAKTAVAKKVTAKKTTATAKKAAVKSTATAKKATATAKKATATAKKTTAAAKKTTATAKKTAPAAKKVTAATKAPAKKTATRKATAKKTTARKK; from the coding sequence GTGAACAAGGCGCAGCTCGTAGAAGCGATTGCCGACAAGCTGGGCGGCCGCCAGCAGGCCGCGGATGCTGTCGACGCGGTACTGGACGCGATCGTCCGCGCTACCGTCGCGGGCGACCGGGTCTCGGTCACGGGCTTCGGCTCGTTCGAGAAGGTCGACCGTCCGGCCCGTTACGCCCGCAACCCCCAGACGGGAGAGCGCGTCCGGGTCAAGAAGACCTCGGTACCCCGATTCCGCGCAGGCCAGGGCTTCAAGGACCTGGTCAGCGGTACCAAGAAGCTGCCCAAGGGCGGCGAGGTGTCCGTGAAGAAGGCGCCCAAGGGCAGCCTCACGGGTGGTGCCTCCGCGACGGTCAAGAAGGCCGTGGCGAAGAAGGCCACCACCGCCAAGAAGGCCGCGGCAAAGACCGCGGTCGCAAAGAAGGTCACGGCGAAGAAGACCACCGCGACCGCCAAGAAGGCCGCGGTGAAGAGCACGGCCACGGCGAAGAAGGCCACGGCCACCGCCAAGAAGGCCACGGCCACGGCGAAGAAGACCACCGCTGCGGCGAAGAAGACCACCGCCACCGCGAAGAAGACCGCCCCGGCGGCCAAGAAGGTCACCGCAGCGACGAAGGCGCCTGCCAAGAAGACGGCGACGCGCAAGGCCACCGCGAAGAAGACCACCGCCCGCAAGAAGTAG
- the leuD gene encoding 3-isopropylmalate dehydratase small subunit translates to MEAFTTHTGRAVPLRRSNVDTDQIIPAHWLKKITRDGFEDGLFEAWRKDPEFVTNRPERAGATVLVAGPDFGTGSSREHAVWALQNFGFKTVISSRFADIFRGNSLKNGLLTVVLPQETVEQLWKLTEADPTAEITVDLVDRQVRAEGVVAEFELDDNARWRLLEGLDDISLTLQNEADIATYESGRPSFKPRTIQA, encoded by the coding sequence ATGGAAGCCTTCACCACCCACACCGGCCGGGCCGTCCCGCTGCGCCGCAGCAACGTCGACACCGACCAGATCATCCCGGCCCACTGGCTGAAGAAGATCACCCGCGACGGGTTCGAGGACGGGCTCTTCGAGGCCTGGCGCAAGGACCCGGAGTTCGTCACCAACCGTCCGGAGCGCGCCGGCGCGACCGTGCTGGTCGCCGGCCCCGACTTCGGTACCGGCTCCTCGCGCGAGCACGCCGTCTGGGCCCTGCAGAACTTCGGCTTCAAGACGGTCATCTCCTCCCGCTTCGCCGACATCTTCCGCGGGAACTCGCTGAAGAACGGCCTGCTGACCGTCGTGCTCCCGCAGGAGACGGTCGAACAGCTGTGGAAGCTGACCGAGGCCGACCCCACGGCCGAGATCACGGTCGACCTGGTCGACCGCCAGGTGCGAGCCGAAGGCGTCGTCGCGGAGTTCGAACTCGACGACAACGCCCGCTGGCGTCTGCTGGAGGGCCTGGACGACATCTCGCTCACCCTTCAGAACGAAGCGGACATCGCCACGTACGAAAGCGGCCGCCCCTCCTTCAAGCCGCGCACGATTCAGGCCTGA
- the leuC gene encoding 3-isopropylmalate dehydratase large subunit: protein MGRTLAEKVWDDHVVRRAEGEPDLLFIDLHLLHEVTSPQAFEGLRQAGRKVRRLDLTIATEDHNTPTIDIDKPIADPVSRAQLETLRKNCAEFGVRLHSLGDVEQGVVHVVGPQLGLTQPGTTVVCGDSHTSTHGAFGALAFGIGTSQVEHVLATQTLPLARPKTMAITVTGALADGVTAKDLILAIIARIGTGGGQGYILEYRGEAIEKLSMEARMTICNMSIEAGARAGMIAPDQTTFDYLQGRDHAPEGADWDAAVAYWQTLRTDDDAVFDAEVVIDGTTLSPFVTWGTNPGQGAPLSASVPDPASYEDASERHAAEKALEYMGLTAGQPLRDIKVDTVFVGSCTNGRIEDLRAVAGIIEGRKVADGVRMLVVPGSVRVALQAVEEGLDKVFKEAGAEWRHAGCSMCLGMNPDQLAPGERSASTSNRNFEGRQGKGGRTHLVSPQVAAATAVLGHLASPADLSDATATAGV from the coding sequence ATGGGTAGGACACTCGCGGAGAAGGTCTGGGACGACCATGTCGTCCGGCGCGCCGAAGGCGAGCCCGACCTCCTCTTCATCGATCTGCACCTGCTGCACGAGGTGACCAGCCCCCAGGCCTTCGAGGGCCTGCGTCAGGCCGGCCGCAAGGTCCGACGCCTCGACCTCACCATCGCGACCGAGGACCACAACACCCCCACCATCGACATCGACAAGCCGATCGCGGACCCGGTCTCCCGGGCCCAGCTGGAGACGCTGCGCAAGAACTGTGCGGAGTTCGGTGTCCGCCTGCACTCGCTGGGCGACGTCGAGCAGGGCGTCGTCCACGTCGTGGGACCGCAGCTGGGTCTGACCCAGCCCGGCACCACCGTGGTCTGCGGCGACTCGCACACCTCCACGCACGGCGCCTTCGGCGCGCTGGCCTTCGGCATCGGCACGAGCCAGGTCGAGCACGTGCTGGCCACCCAGACGCTGCCGCTGGCCCGCCCGAAGACGATGGCGATCACCGTCACCGGCGCACTGGCCGACGGTGTCACCGCCAAGGACCTGATCCTCGCGATCATCGCCAGGATCGGTACCGGCGGCGGACAGGGCTACATCCTGGAGTACCGCGGCGAGGCCATCGAGAAGCTGTCGATGGAAGCCCGCATGACCATCTGCAACATGTCGATCGAGGCCGGCGCCCGGGCGGGCATGATCGCCCCCGACCAGACCACCTTCGACTACCTCCAGGGCCGCGACCACGCCCCCGAGGGCGCGGACTGGGACGCGGCGGTCGCCTACTGGCAGACCCTGCGCACCGACGACGACGCGGTCTTCGACGCCGAGGTCGTCATCGACGGCACCACGCTGTCCCCGTTCGTCACCTGGGGCACCAACCCGGGCCAGGGCGCGCCCCTGTCGGCCAGCGTCCCCGACCCGGCTTCGTACGAGGACGCTTCGGAGCGCCACGCCGCCGAAAAGGCCCTGGAGTACATGGGGTTGACCGCCGGGCAGCCGCTGCGCGACATCAAGGTCGACACCGTCTTCGTAGGTTCGTGCACCAACGGCCGCATCGAGGACCTGCGCGCCGTCGCCGGGATCATCGAGGGCCGCAAAGTCGCCGACGGCGTACGGATGCTGGTCGTCCCGGGCTCGGTCCGCGTCGCCCTGCAGGCCGTGGAAGAGGGCCTGGACAAGGTCTTCAAGGAGGCCGGCGCCGAGTGGCGGCACGCGGGCTGTTCGATGTGCCTGGGCATGAACCCCGACCAACTGGCGCCGGGTGAGCGCTCCGCGTCCACCTCCAACCGCAACTTCGAGGGCCGGCAGGGCAAGGGCGGACGGACCCACCTGGTCTCCCCGCAGGTGGCGGCCGCCACCGCGGTACTGGGCCATCTGGCCTCGCCCGCCGACCTGTCCGACGCCACCGCGACCGCCGGAGTCTGA
- the ndgR gene encoding IclR family transcriptional regulator NdgR, translating to MDNSSGVGVLDKAALVLSALESGPATLAGLVAATGLARPTAHRLAVALEHHRMVARDMQGRFILGPRLAELAAAAGEDRLLATAGPVLTHLRDVTGESAQLYRRQGDMRICVAAAERLSGLRDTVPVGSTLPMKAGSAAQILMAWEEPERLHRGLQGARFTATALSGVRRRGWAQSIGEREPGVASVSAPVRGPSNRVVASVSVSGPIERLTRHPGRMHAQAVIDAAARLTEALRRSG from the coding sequence ATGGACAACTCTAGCGGCGTCGGCGTTCTCGACAAGGCAGCTCTGGTATTGAGCGCACTGGAGTCCGGTCCGGCCACCCTCGCCGGGCTGGTCGCGGCGACAGGGCTCGCACGACCCACGGCACATCGCCTTGCCGTGGCACTGGAACACCACCGGATGGTGGCGAGGGACATGCAGGGCCGGTTCATCCTCGGACCGCGGCTGGCGGAGCTCGCCGCCGCGGCCGGCGAGGACCGCCTGCTGGCCACGGCCGGACCTGTACTCACCCACCTCCGCGACGTGACGGGCGAGAGCGCGCAGCTCTACCGCCGTCAGGGAGACATGCGCATCTGCGTGGCGGCCGCGGAGCGGCTGTCCGGTCTGCGGGACACCGTTCCCGTGGGCTCGACGCTGCCGATGAAGGCCGGCTCGGCCGCGCAGATCCTGATGGCCTGGGAGGAGCCCGAGCGGCTCCACCGCGGTCTGCAGGGTGCGCGCTTCACGGCGACGGCGCTCTCGGGCGTACGGCGTCGCGGCTGGGCGCAGTCGATCGGCGAGCGGGAGCCCGGCGTGGCCTCCGTCTCGGCGCCGGTGCGCGGGCCCTCGAACCGCGTCGTGGCCTCCGTATCGGTCTCCGGACCGATCGAGCGGCTGACCCGGCACCCGGGCCGGATGCACGCCCAGGCCGTCATCGACGCGGCCGCACGCCTCACGGAGGCCCTGCGCCGCTCCGGCTGA
- a CDS encoding HAD family hydrolase, with translation MPIRAVLWDIDDTLFDYTGADAVGLAGQLAAARIAERYGTSAQALALWREITDRHWARFAAGEGTFQGQRRDRVREFLDDPGMTADEADAWFDQYVEHYKAAWTVFPDVVPALDALAAGYRHGVLTNSSAVNQDPKLRHLGLRDRFEVLVCAVELGVSKPEAEAFLAACEALGLPPGDVAYVGDQPEIDARGARDAGLLAVWLDRDGGRGEGPDGVHRIEGLDQLPELLARDTRFGARSGIR, from the coding sequence ATGCCGATCCGCGCCGTGCTGTGGGACATCGACGACACCCTCTTCGACTACACGGGGGCCGACGCCGTCGGGCTGGCGGGGCAGCTGGCGGCCGCGCGGATCGCGGAGCGGTACGGGACCTCCGCGCAGGCGCTCGCGCTGTGGCGGGAGATCACCGACCGGCACTGGGCGCGCTTCGCCGCGGGGGAGGGCACCTTCCAGGGGCAGCGGCGGGACCGGGTGCGGGAGTTCCTCGACGACCCCGGGATGACCGCGGACGAGGCCGACGCCTGGTTCGACCAGTACGTCGAGCACTACAAGGCGGCCTGGACCGTCTTCCCCGACGTCGTGCCCGCCCTCGACGCCCTCGCGGCCGGCTACCGGCACGGGGTGCTCACCAACTCCTCCGCCGTCAACCAGGACCCCAAACTGCGCCACCTCGGCCTGCGCGACCGCTTCGAGGTGCTGGTCTGCGCCGTCGAACTCGGGGTCAGCAAACCGGAGGCGGAGGCCTTCCTGGCCGCGTGCGAGGCACTCGGACTGCCGCCGGGCGACGTGGCGTACGTGGGGGACCAGCCCGAGATCGACGCGCGCGGGGCCCGTGACGCCGGACTGCTGGCCGTCTGGCTCGACCGCGACGGCGGCCGCGGGGAGGGACCCGACGGCGTGCACCGCATCGAGGGCCTCGACCAGCTCCCGGAGCTGCTGGCACGGGATACCCGTTTTGGAGCACGGTCAGGCATCCGGTAA